A section of the Solitalea canadensis DSM 3403 genome encodes:
- a CDS encoding S1 family peptidase, with the protein MSTENFNNENSLESNDLSAQDSSVKPKNKWLLPSIFVIVGIVITVLFFKAGDLKKLWSGQAPDSLKCGLSQTEIYEKYKNSVVLVANSYVYEVKVKGSSPFYLTITENGELAPYDENLNNPITITGTGFFVSKDGKLVTNRHVASPWVTNQSEAFTAIKQTVSYMVPDDVNPAQVGKYITQHWTDEITEGNEEEWEAVHTTDSAAVASDSTASEITINIPENKSSNPTDTSQIVVTGKIVRLGIAMHNSKVKEIRDFIPCEYITEATDPNVDVAIIQTISHNLPAKVKNVINLNQAANDDTDIKPGTKAIMIGYPMGMQLAGTQKGVKVQVYEGEINKESDGFAIQYNITSTHGASGSPVFDDCGRLVAVNYAGYDQTQGFNFGVVAKHALALYQAE; encoded by the coding sequence ATGAGTACCGAAAATTTCAACAACGAAAATTCATTAGAAAGTAACGATCTATCAGCTCAGGATTCATCTGTAAAGCCAAAAAACAAATGGTTACTGCCTTCAATATTTGTTATTGTAGGGATTGTGATAACAGTATTATTCTTTAAAGCAGGTGATTTAAAAAAATTATGGTCAGGTCAGGCACCAGATAGTCTTAAATGTGGACTTTCTCAAACGGAGATTTACGAAAAATATAAGAACAGTGTCGTATTGGTTGCCAATAGCTACGTTTATGAAGTCAAGGTTAAAGGATCTTCACCTTTCTATCTGACCATAACAGAAAACGGAGAACTGGCTCCTTACGATGAGAATTTGAATAATCCGATTACAATTACTGGCACTGGCTTTTTTGTTAGTAAGGATGGTAAACTGGTAACTAATCGTCATGTTGCCTCTCCGTGGGTCACCAATCAATCGGAAGCTTTTACGGCAATTAAGCAAACAGTAAGCTACATGGTTCCAGATGATGTTAATCCGGCTCAGGTTGGCAAATATATCACCCAACATTGGACAGATGAAATTACAGAAGGAAATGAGGAAGAATGGGAAGCGGTGCATACCACAGACAGCGCAGCTGTTGCTTCCGACTCAACTGCATCCGAGATAACCATCAATATTCCCGAGAATAAAAGCTCAAACCCTACAGACACCAGTCAGATTGTTGTAACAGGTAAAATTGTACGCCTTGGAATTGCTATGCACAACAGCAAAGTAAAAGAAATCAGAGACTTTATTCCTTGTGAATATATTACTGAAGCTACTGATCCAAATGTGGACGTGGCTATTATCCAAACCATCAGTCATAACCTGCCTGCTAAAGTTAAAAATGTGATTAATCTTAACCAGGCAGCTAACGACGATACCGATATTAAGCCGGGAACAAAAGCAATTATGATTGGTTATCCAATGGGTATGCAACTTGCCGGAACCCAAAAGGGTGTAAAGGTGCAGGTATATGAAGGAGAGATCAACAAAGAATCGGACGGTTTCGCCATTCAATATAATATTACTTCTACCCATGGTGCAAGTGGTTCTCCTGTATTTGATGATTGCGGACGCTTAGTAGCTGTTAATTACGCCGGATATGATCAAACGCAAGGTTTTAATTTTGGCGTAGTTGCCAAACATGCGCTTGCCTTATATCAGGCTGAATAA
- a CDS encoding SIMPL domain-containing protein → MKRIIASLAMVVAGFTAMAQTTTNVAPVKKIEVTGNAEMEIIPDIIYLNISLKEYYKDNNNKNKVSIDAVEKQLQQAVIDAGIPKENFMLDNVYGYNYDWNVRDKKRDPNFLARKQYKLKLTKLDKVNDILSAVDPKGIESVNVAEFTHSKIEEFKKELKIKAMKDAKEKATYLTAAIGEQVSGILEIYDNESQPSYYPRPMAMYKSAAMEMDAAGAMPEIDFKTIKLRSDVRLIFSIK, encoded by the coding sequence ATGAAGAGAATAATCGCAAGTTTAGCAATGGTGGTGGCAGGTTTTACTGCAATGGCGCAAACAACAACAAATGTAGCTCCCGTGAAAAAGATCGAAGTAACCGGCAATGCCGAAATGGAAATAATTCCGGATATCATTTATTTGAATATTTCGCTTAAAGAATATTACAAAGACAATAACAATAAGAACAAAGTATCAATTGATGCGGTAGAAAAACAATTACAACAAGCTGTTATTGATGCAGGTATTCCAAAGGAGAACTTCATGCTTGATAACGTTTACGGTTATAACTATGATTGGAATGTTCGTGATAAAAAACGTGATCCTAATTTCTTAGCTCGTAAACAATACAAGCTTAAATTAACTAAGCTTGATAAAGTAAATGATATTCTTTCTGCTGTTGATCCAAAGGGAATTGAAAGTGTAAACGTTGCTGAGTTCACACATAGCAAAATCGAGGAATTTAAAAAAGAGCTTAAGATCAAGGCGATGAAAGATGCTAAAGAAAAAGCAACCTATTTAACGGCAGCGATTGGAGAGCAAGTTAGTGGAATATTAGAAATCTATGATAATGAGTCACAGCCAAGCTATTATCCTCGTCCTATGGCAATGTATAAATCTGCTGCAATGGAAATGGATGCAGCAGGAGCAATGCCTGAAATTGATTTTAAAACAATCAAACTAAGATCTGATGTTCGATTGATCTTCAGCATCAAATAA
- the uvrC gene encoding excinuclease ABC subunit UvrC, producing MSVEFDYKKALQKIPHKPGIYQYFDSENKLIYVGKAKDLRNRVSSYFVNDRMLNAKTRVLVSKIRDVKFTIVDSEIEALLLENNLIKEHQPRYNVMLKDDKTYPSIVIKNESFPRIYGTRKIIRDGSKYYGPYASVTMMKTMLEMIKGLYPLRTCNLALTDPNIKAGKFRVCLEYQIGNCKGPCEGLQSRADYESSIADIKNILKGNTGAVLKHIRDQITEAANNMDFEQAHKLKFKLDKLENYQSKSTVVSTILHDIDVVSIASDPKYAFVNYLKVSNGSIVQTQTIELKKKLDESDRELLELAIAEFRNRFESDAKEIVVPFEVEIDDSNIKFTVPKLGDKKKLLELSQKNVLFFKKSKLEQYEKLNPELRTERVLTQMQKDLHLSSPPRHIECFDNSNFQGKYPVSAMVVFKDGKPSKKDYRHFNVRTVEGPNDFATMKEVIGRRYGRVIEEQQPLPDLIIVDGGKGQLSSAVEVLKQLDIYHKVPIIGIAKRLEEIYYPNDSVPLYIDKKSESLKIIQHLRDEAHRFGITHHRKRRDKGTLVTELELIEGIGPKTAESLLKYFKSVKKIKEATKEDLLEIVNLKQAQALLSYFGKGE from the coding sequence ATGTCTGTTGAGTTCGATTACAAAAAAGCATTACAAAAAATACCACATAAACCAGGTATCTATCAGTACTTTGATAGTGAAAATAAGCTTATCTATGTTGGAAAGGCCAAAGACCTGCGTAACCGTGTTTCGTCCTATTTTGTAAACGACCGTATGCTGAACGCTAAAACTCGCGTATTAGTAAGCAAAATACGTGACGTTAAGTTTACAATAGTAGATAGTGAGATCGAGGCCTTGTTATTGGAAAACAACCTAATTAAAGAGCACCAGCCCCGCTATAATGTAATGCTAAAGGATGATAAAACGTATCCTTCCATTGTAATCAAAAATGAATCCTTTCCCCGAATTTATGGCACCCGGAAAATTATAAGAGATGGTTCTAAGTATTATGGTCCTTATGCTTCTGTAACCATGATGAAAACCATGCTCGAAATGATTAAAGGGCTGTATCCCTTGCGTACATGTAATCTTGCATTAACAGATCCGAATATCAAAGCAGGAAAATTCAGAGTCTGCCTTGAGTATCAAATTGGAAACTGTAAAGGACCTTGTGAAGGATTACAATCGCGAGCTGATTATGAATCCAGTATTGCTGACATTAAAAATATCCTGAAGGGCAATACAGGAGCTGTGCTTAAACATATACGTGATCAAATAACTGAAGCGGCAAACAATATGGACTTTGAACAAGCTCATAAGCTAAAGTTCAAACTTGATAAATTAGAAAACTATCAAAGTAAGTCGACAGTTGTAAGCACCATCTTGCATGATATTGATGTGGTTTCAATTGCATCGGATCCTAAATATGCCTTTGTGAACTATTTAAAAGTTTCAAATGGTAGCATTGTTCAAACTCAAACCATTGAACTAAAAAAGAAACTTGACGAAAGTGACCGAGAGCTTCTTGAATTAGCAATTGCAGAATTCAGAAACCGTTTTGAAAGCGATGCAAAAGAAATAGTAGTTCCATTTGAGGTTGAAATCGACGACTCTAACATTAAGTTTACAGTTCCAAAATTAGGCGACAAGAAGAAACTCCTGGAGCTTTCTCAAAAGAATGTATTGTTCTTTAAGAAGTCTAAACTAGAGCAGTATGAAAAATTAAATCCTGAATTAAGAACAGAACGTGTGTTAACACAAATGCAAAAAGACCTGCATTTGTCAAGCCCGCCACGCCATATCGAATGTTTCGATAATTCAAACTTCCAGGGAAAATATCCTGTTTCCGCTATGGTGGTCTTTAAAGATGGAAAACCTTCTAAAAAAGATTACCGCCACTTTAATGTTCGGACAGTTGAGGGACCAAATGACTTTGCCACCATGAAAGAAGTAATTGGCAGACGTTATGGACGGGTTATAGAAGAACAGCAACCACTCCCCGATCTTATCATTGTTGATGGTGGCAAGGGACAATTATCATCAGCAGTTGAAGTTCTAAAACAACTCGATATTTATCATAAAGTGCCAATCATTGGAATTGCGAAGCGACTGGAAGAAATTTATTATCCGAACGATTCTGTTCCGCTATATATCGATAAGAAATCCGAAAGCTTAAAGATTATTCAACATTTGCGCGATGAAGCACACCGCTTCGGAATTACTCACCATCGAAAACGTAGAGATAAAGGAACACTGGTTACAGAATTGGAATTAATTGAAGGTATAGGCCCTAAAACAGCAGAAAGTTTGTTAAAGTATTTTAAGTCTGTTAAAAAGATCAAGGAGGCTACAAAAGAAGACCTGCTGGAGATTGTTAATCTAAAACAAGCACAGGCCTTATTATCCTACTTTGGGAAAGGCGAATAA
- the porN gene encoding type IX secretion system ring subunit PorN/GldN, with the protein MKRFYLVALALLLSCTVVLGQAKKKKSTGTKAKSTKTAVAKKTTAKKKAAPAATLAAVTPPKATAPAPKPVDTTKKRPSATGSLFGDVIDGVYKKENNVNVQVIPYPYVRQADVMWSKRIWREIDVREKINRPLNHPNSRLINVIMKAITAGELTAYRNPDDGSDSTFRDIMSVEQVANLAGGRADTIQIPDMIDPSIMRDTVVRENFNPDQIVKYRVKEDWIFDKQRSIFEPRIIGIAPCKLNISKTSGDTIGVTPIFWVYYPEARQVFANSEMFNRFNDASNLSFDDFFIKRLFTSYITKESNSEDLRIEDYAKGIDKLYEGDRIKKKLMDYEQDLWEY; encoded by the coding sequence ATGAAGAGATTTTATTTAGTCGCCTTAGCACTGCTTTTAAGCTGCACTGTGGTTCTTGGTCAGGCCAAGAAAAAGAAATCTACAGGCACAAAAGCTAAAAGCACTAAAACTGCTGTAGCAAAAAAAACAACTGCAAAAAAGAAGGCAGCTCCTGCAGCTACTTTAGCTGCGGTTACTCCTCCAAAAGCTACGGCTCCTGCTCCTAAACCAGTAGACACTACTAAGAAGCGTCCGTCGGCTACAGGCTCGTTGTTTGGCGACGTAATAGATGGTGTTTACAAGAAGGAAAATAATGTAAACGTTCAGGTTATCCCTTATCCTTATGTTCGTCAGGCTGATGTTATGTGGTCTAAGCGTATTTGGAGAGAGATCGATGTTCGTGAGAAAATTAACAGACCATTAAATCATCCAAATTCACGTTTAATCAACGTGATCATGAAGGCAATTACTGCTGGTGAATTAACAGCTTACCGTAATCCTGATGATGGTAGTGATAGCACATTCAGAGATATTATGTCTGTTGAGCAAGTTGCTAATTTGGCAGGTGGTCGTGCTGATACCATCCAGATTCCTGATATGATCGATCCTAGTATCATGCGTGATACAGTAGTTCGCGAGAACTTTAACCCTGATCAGATCGTGAAATATCGTGTTAAAGAAGACTGGATTTTTGATAAACAACGTTCAATTTTCGAACCTAGAATTATCGGTATTGCACCTTGTAAACTGAACATCAGTAAAACTTCTGGTGATACGATCGGTGTAACCCCAATTTTCTGGGTATACTATCCGGAAGCTCGCCAGGTGTTTGCAAATTCTGAAATGTTCAACCGTTTCAACGATGCTTCTAATTTAAGCTTCGACGATTTCTTCATCAAACGCTTGTTTACAAGTTACATCACAAAAGAATCTAATTCTGAAGATCTACGTATTGAAGATTATGCTAAAGGCATAGACAAACTATATGAAGGTGACAGAATCAAGAAAAAGCTCATGGATTACGAACAGGATCTGTGGGAATACTAA
- the porM gene encoding type IX secretion system motor protein PorM/GldM, translated as MAGGKQTARQQMINLMYLVLTAMLALNVSAEVLNAFKTVRDGLDESSTNLDQTISKTMEAFQKSMETDPGKTKEWYDKAQQAVKISNDLSAYIKGVKEEMVKQAGNINPETGDIKNNDDLDVASRIMLNEERPSEAKGPEMKKKIREAREQLLSLVKPEDKERIIISLDAKDAKDKSWENAQFSSVPVTAAVTILTKLEGDVKNSEVEILKYLQSSIYASDVKFDKLKAVAVAPSSYVLVGQPYTAEVFLTATSSTLKPDVYAGGSKLPVDADGIAKFSTTASSVGEHTWGGKIVVVQPDGTTKDYPYTAKYEAAAPSANVSADKMNVLYIGVENPVSVSAAGVPSSKVRASLSGAGSLSGGNGKYIAQVTTPGQVTINVSAEINGKMTNMGSRLYRVKQVPPPTPKFAGLSTGRVSSAAAKAQPGVFAVLENFDFDMKFSVTGYTMYVVKKRTDPIFESVNGPALTARLRQALASVTAGDKITIEDITVRDPKGNSRRLSTGVSLTVQ; from the coding sequence ATGGCCGGTGGTAAACAAACGGCACGTCAGCAGATGATCAACCTGATGTATCTGGTACTCACTGCGATGTTGGCGTTGAACGTAAGTGCGGAAGTATTAAACGCATTTAAGACTGTAAGAGATGGTTTAGATGAATCATCAACTAATCTTGATCAAACAATAAGTAAAACCATGGAAGCTTTCCAGAAAAGTATGGAAACGGATCCTGGTAAAACCAAAGAATGGTACGATAAAGCTCAACAAGCCGTTAAGATTAGCAACGATTTAAGTGCTTATATTAAAGGTGTTAAAGAAGAGATGGTGAAGCAAGCTGGAAACATCAATCCAGAAACAGGAGATATCAAAAATAATGATGATCTTGATGTTGCAAGCCGTATTATGCTTAACGAAGAAAGACCTTCTGAAGCAAAAGGTCCTGAGATGAAGAAAAAAATCAGAGAAGCTCGTGAACAGTTGTTGTCATTGGTGAAACCTGAGGATAAAGAAAGGATCATCATCAGCCTTGACGCAAAAGATGCAAAAGATAAGTCATGGGAAAATGCTCAATTTTCGAGTGTTCCTGTTACTGCTGCTGTAACTATTCTTACGAAATTAGAGGGTGATGTTAAAAACTCAGAAGTTGAGATTTTGAAATATCTTCAAAGCTCAATTTATGCAAGTGATGTTAAGTTTGATAAACTTAAAGCAGTAGCTGTTGCTCCTTCAAGCTATGTATTAGTAGGGCAACCTTATACTGCTGAAGTATTCTTAACAGCAACTAGTTCTACCTTAAAACCTGATGTTTATGCAGGTGGCAGTAAATTACCTGTTGATGCAGACGGTATCGCTAAATTTAGCACTACAGCTTCAAGCGTTGGTGAGCATACTTGGGGAGGTAAAATTGTAGTAGTTCAACCAGATGGTACTACTAAAGATTACCCTTATACAGCTAAGTATGAAGCTGCGGCTCCTTCTGCTAACGTAAGCGCGGATAAAATGAATGTTCTTTATATTGGGGTTGAAAACCCTGTTTCAGTTTCAGCTGCAGGTGTTCCAAGCAGTAAAGTTCGTGCAAGCTTAAGCGGAGCAGGTTCTTTATCAGGTGGAAATGGTAAATACATTGCACAGGTAACTACTCCTGGTCAGGTTACAATCAATGTTAGTGCTGAGATTAATGGTAAAATGACCAATATGGGTTCTCGCTTATATCGTGTTAAACAAGTACCTCCTCCTACACCTAAATTTGCAGGTCTTTCAACTGGCCGTGTAAGTTCGGCTGCAGCGAAAGCTCAACCAGGTGTATTTGCAGTACTTGAAAACTTCGACTTTGATATGAAGTTTAGTGTAACCGGTTATACTATGTATGTTGTTAAAAAACGTACTGACCCGATTTTCGAATCAGTTAACGGTCCGGCTTTAACTGCACGTTTACGTCAGGCATTAGCATCTGTTACTGCTGGCGATAAGATCACTATTGAAGATATTACCGTTCGCGACCCTAAAGGTAACTCTCGTAGATTATCTACAGGTGTTTCGCTCACTGTTCAATAA